In one Drosophila pseudoobscura strain MV-25-SWS-2005 chromosome X, UCI_Dpse_MV25, whole genome shotgun sequence genomic region, the following are encoded:
- the sd gene encoding protein scalloped isoform X7 codes for MDCDYSKFLYKIGPGTIPSPWTPVNAGPPGALGSADTNGSMVDSKNLDVGDMSDDEKDLSSADAEGVWSPDIEQSFQEALSIYPPCGRRKIILSDEGKMYGRNELIARYIKLRTGKTRTRKQVSSHIQVLARRKLREIQAKIKVEPNGVSLHLLNGKDQTLQAMSTMTSSQIVSAQAANNLALAASALSVGMHHSKHHPHPAHQHQMGVAAAAAVAAAAAAAAAVVCQPTLGAAAGPCSTSVSKPPLNSSSSQRQCAHSHQNHSHHNLTHLPHSHMHPHHHQNAAAVAAVYHFQQHQKHQQQSGPSEPVVAAVSPILDVSITSQGMTPTQSQPLHHPPLYPGQFWQPGLQPSTSQDFYDYSIKPFAQPPYPAGKPSTAVSGEIEAGIPSAQLPWEGRAIATHKFRLLEFTAFMEIQRDDMLTLQYNRHLFVQLGGKPSFSDPLLETVDIRQIFDKFPEKSGGLKDLYEKGPQNAFYLVKCWADLNTDITTGSESGDFYGVTSQYESNENIVLVCSTIVCSFGKQVVEKVESEYSRLENNRYVYRIQRSPMCEYMINFIQKLKNLPERYMMNSVLENFTILQVMRARETQETLLCIAYVFEVAAQNSGTTHHIYRLIKE; via the exons TCGGACCCGGCACCATACCATCTCCGTGGACCCCAGTGAATGCCGGTCCTCCAGGTGCACTAGGTTCGGCAGACACAAATGGAAGTATGGTGGATAGTAAAAACTTGGATGTTGGTGATATGAGCGAT GATGAAAAGGATTTATCGTCTGCCGATGCTGAGGGCGTTTGGAGTCCAGATATTGAACAGAGCTTTCAAGAGGCATTATCTATATATCCACCATGTGGACGTAGAAAAATTATTTTGTCGGACGAGGGAAAAATGTATG gtcGCAACGAGCTTATTGCAAGGTACATTAAACTGCGTACTGGCAAGACGAGAACCCGCAAGCAAGTTAGCTCGCACATCCAAGTGCTCGCCAGGCGGAAACTGCGGGAAATTCAAGCGAAAATCAAAGTC GAACCCAATGGTGTGTCCCTGCATTTATTAAATGGCAAAGATCAGACTCTGCAAGCCATGAGCACGATGACTAGTTCACAAATCGTATCTGCCCAAGCAGCCAATAATCTGGCACTGGCTGCTTCAGCGCTGTCCGTGGGTATGCACCACTCGAAGCATCACCCACATCCTGCTCACCAACACCAGATGGGTGTagctgccgcagcagcagtagctgctgcagcggcagcagccgcagcagtaGTGTGTCAGCCGACAttaggtgctgctgctgggccctGTTCTACGTCAGTCTCAAAGCCGCCGCTAAATTCGTCGTCCTCACAGCGACAATGTGCCCACTCTCACCAAAACCATTCCCATCACAATCTGACACACCTCCCGCATAGTCATATGCATCCCCATCATCACCAGAATGCGGCGGCCGTTGCAGCAGTGTACCACTTTCAGCAGCACCAAAAACACCAGCAGCAAAGTGGGCCAAGCGAGCCTGTCGTAGCCGCAGTATCACCGATTCTTGATGTCTCAATCACGAGTCAGGGCATGACACCAACACAATCCCAGCCATTACACCATCCGCCGTTGTATCCGGGC CAATTTTGGCAGCCTGGACTGCAGCCCAGCACCTCGCAAGA TTTCTATGATTACAGCATCAAGCCGTTCGCACAGCCACCATATCCTGCGGGTAAACCATCAACGGCCGTGTCCGGGGAGATCGAAGCTGGTATTCCGTCCGCACAATTGCCATGGGAGGGGCGCGCTATTGCTACGCACAAATTCCGCTTACTAGAGTTCACTGCGTTCATGGAAATCCAACGAGATGACATG TTAACCTTGCAGTATAACCGCCACCTTTTTGTGCAACTCGGCGGCAAGCCATCATTCTCCGATCCGCTACTTGAG ACAGTTGATATCCGACAAATATTTGACAAATTTCCGGAAAAGTCTGGCGGGCTGAAAGATCTCTATGAAAAGGGTccgcaaaatgcattttaccTGGTAAAGTGCTGGGCTGACTTAAATACCGATATTACGACAGGCAGCGAATCGGGTGATTTTTATGGGGTAACGAGCCA ATATGAAAGCAATGAGAACATCGTGCTGGTATGTTCGACGATTGTGTGCTCATTCGGCAAGCAAGTGGTGGAGAAAGTAGAGAGCGAGTACTCACGACTGGAAAATAATCGCTACGTCTACCGCATCCAGCGTTCACCTATGTGCGAGTACATGATTAATTTCATACAGAAACTTAAAAATTTACCCGAACGTTACATGATGAACAGCGTGCTAGAGAACTTTACAATATTACAA GTAATGCGAGCGCGAGAGACGCAAGAGACTCTTCTATGCATAGCGTATGTTTTTGAAGTGGCAGCGCAGAATAGCGGCACCACGCACCACATTTACCGTCTTATAAAGGAATAG
- the sd gene encoding protein scalloped isoform X8 has translation MVDSKNLDVGDMSDDEKDLSSADAEGVWSPDIEQSFQEALSIYPPCGRRKIILSDEGKMYGRNELIARYIKLRTGKTRTRKQVSSHIQVLARRKLREIQAKIKVEPNGVSLHLLNGKDQTLQAMSTMTSSQIVSAQAANNLALAASALSVGMHHSKHHPHPAHQHQMGVAAAAAVAAAAAAAAAVVCQPTLGAAAGPCSTSVSKPPLNSSSSQRQCAHSHQNHSHHNLTHLPHSHMHPHHHQNAAAVAAVYHFQQHQKHQQQSGPSEPVVAAVSPILDVSITSQGMTPTQSQPLHHPPLYPGQFWQPGLQPSTSQDFYDYSIKPFAQPPYPAGKPSTAVSGEIEAGIPSAQLPWEGRAIATHKFRLLEFTAFMEIQRDDMLTLQYNRHLFVQLGGKPSFSDPLLETVDIRQIFDKFPEKSGGLKDLYEKGPQNAFYLVKCWADLNTDITTGSESGDFYGVTSQYESNENIVLVCSTIVCSFGKQVVEKVESEYSRLENNRYVYRIQRSPMCEYMINFIQKLKNLPERYMMNSVLENFTILQVMRARETQETLLCIAYVFEVAAQNSGTTHHIYRLIKE, from the exons ATGGTGGATAGTAAAAACTTGGATGTTGGTGATATGAGCGAT GATGAAAAGGATTTATCGTCTGCCGATGCTGAGGGCGTTTGGAGTCCAGATATTGAACAGAGCTTTCAAGAGGCATTATCTATATATCCACCATGTGGACGTAGAAAAATTATTTTGTCGGACGAGGGAAAAATGTATG gtcGCAACGAGCTTATTGCAAGGTACATTAAACTGCGTACTGGCAAGACGAGAACCCGCAAGCAAGTTAGCTCGCACATCCAAGTGCTCGCCAGGCGGAAACTGCGGGAAATTCAAGCGAAAATCAAAGTC GAACCCAATGGTGTGTCCCTGCATTTATTAAATGGCAAAGATCAGACTCTGCAAGCCATGAGCACGATGACTAGTTCACAAATCGTATCTGCCCAAGCAGCCAATAATCTGGCACTGGCTGCTTCAGCGCTGTCCGTGGGTATGCACCACTCGAAGCATCACCCACATCCTGCTCACCAACACCAGATGGGTGTagctgccgcagcagcagtagctgctgcagcggcagcagccgcagcagtaGTGTGTCAGCCGACAttaggtgctgctgctgggccctGTTCTACGTCAGTCTCAAAGCCGCCGCTAAATTCGTCGTCCTCACAGCGACAATGTGCCCACTCTCACCAAAACCATTCCCATCACAATCTGACACACCTCCCGCATAGTCATATGCATCCCCATCATCACCAGAATGCGGCGGCCGTTGCAGCAGTGTACCACTTTCAGCAGCACCAAAAACACCAGCAGCAAAGTGGGCCAAGCGAGCCTGTCGTAGCCGCAGTATCACCGATTCTTGATGTCTCAATCACGAGTCAGGGCATGACACCAACACAATCCCAGCCATTACACCATCCGCCGTTGTATCCGGGC CAATTTTGGCAGCCTGGACTGCAGCCCAGCACCTCGCAAGA TTTCTATGATTACAGCATCAAGCCGTTCGCACAGCCACCATATCCTGCGGGTAAACCATCAACGGCCGTGTCCGGGGAGATCGAAGCTGGTATTCCGTCCGCACAATTGCCATGGGAGGGGCGCGCTATTGCTACGCACAAATTCCGCTTACTAGAGTTCACTGCGTTCATGGAAATCCAACGAGATGACATG TTAACCTTGCAGTATAACCGCCACCTTTTTGTGCAACTCGGCGGCAAGCCATCATTCTCCGATCCGCTACTTGAG ACAGTTGATATCCGACAAATATTTGACAAATTTCCGGAAAAGTCTGGCGGGCTGAAAGATCTCTATGAAAAGGGTccgcaaaatgcattttaccTGGTAAAGTGCTGGGCTGACTTAAATACCGATATTACGACAGGCAGCGAATCGGGTGATTTTTATGGGGTAACGAGCCA ATATGAAAGCAATGAGAACATCGTGCTGGTATGTTCGACGATTGTGTGCTCATTCGGCAAGCAAGTGGTGGAGAAAGTAGAGAGCGAGTACTCACGACTGGAAAATAATCGCTACGTCTACCGCATCCAGCGTTCACCTATGTGCGAGTACATGATTAATTTCATACAGAAACTTAAAAATTTACCCGAACGTTACATGATGAACAGCGTGCTAGAGAACTTTACAATATTACAA GTAATGCGAGCGCGAGAGACGCAAGAGACTCTTCTATGCATAGCGTATGTTTTTGAAGTGGCAGCGCAGAATAGCGGCACCACGCACCACATTTACCGTCTTATAAAGGAATAG
- the sd gene encoding protein scalloped isoform X14, whose protein sequence is MKNITSSSTCSTGLLQLQNNLNNRELDIFGKSETVGPGTIPSPWTPVNAGPPGALGSADTNGSMVDSKNLDVGDMSDDEKDLSSADAEGVWSPDIEQSFQEALSIYPPCGRRKIILSDEGKMYGRNELIARYIKLRTGKTRTRKQVSSHIQVLARRKLREIQAKIKVQFWQPGLQPSTSQDIKPFAQPPYPAGKPSTAVSGEIEAGIPSAQLPWEGRAIATHKFRLLEFTAFMEIQRDDMYNRHLFVQLGGKPSFSDPLLETVDIRQIFDKFPEKSGGLKDLYEKGPQNAFYLVKCWADLNTDITTGSESGDFYGVTSQYESNENIVLVCSTIVCSFGKQVVEKVESEYSRLENNRYVYRIQRSPMCEYMINFIQKLKNLPERYMMNSVLENFTILQVMRARETQETLLCIAYVFEVAAQNSGTTHHIYRLIKE, encoded by the exons TCGGACCCGGCACCATACCATCTCCGTGGACCCCAGTGAATGCCGGTCCTCCAGGTGCACTAGGTTCGGCAGACACAAATGGAAGTATGGTGGATAGTAAAAACTTGGATGTTGGTGATATGAGCGAT GATGAAAAGGATTTATCGTCTGCCGATGCTGAGGGCGTTTGGAGTCCAGATATTGAACAGAGCTTTCAAGAGGCATTATCTATATATCCACCATGTGGACGTAGAAAAATTATTTTGTCGGACGAGGGAAAAATGTATG gtcGCAACGAGCTTATTGCAAGGTACATTAAACTGCGTACTGGCAAGACGAGAACCCGCAAGCAAGTTAGCTCGCACATCCAAGTGCTCGCCAGGCGGAAACTGCGGGAAATTCAAGCGAAAATCAAAGTC CAATTTTGGCAGCCTGGACTGCAGCCCAGCACCTCGCAAGA CATCAAGCCGTTCGCACAGCCACCATATCCTGCGGGTAAACCATCAACGGCCGTGTCCGGGGAGATCGAAGCTGGTATTCCGTCCGCACAATTGCCATGGGAGGGGCGCGCTATTGCTACGCACAAATTCCGCTTACTAGAGTTCACTGCGTTCATGGAAATCCAACGAGATGACATG TATAACCGCCACCTTTTTGTGCAACTCGGCGGCAAGCCATCATTCTCCGATCCGCTACTTGAG ACAGTTGATATCCGACAAATATTTGACAAATTTCCGGAAAAGTCTGGCGGGCTGAAAGATCTCTATGAAAAGGGTccgcaaaatgcattttaccTGGTAAAGTGCTGGGCTGACTTAAATACCGATATTACGACAGGCAGCGAATCGGGTGATTTTTATGGGGTAACGAGCCA ATATGAAAGCAATGAGAACATCGTGCTGGTATGTTCGACGATTGTGTGCTCATTCGGCAAGCAAGTGGTGGAGAAAGTAGAGAGCGAGTACTCACGACTGGAAAATAATCGCTACGTCTACCGCATCCAGCGTTCACCTATGTGCGAGTACATGATTAATTTCATACAGAAACTTAAAAATTTACCCGAACGTTACATGATGAACAGCGTGCTAGAGAACTTTACAATATTACAA GTAATGCGAGCGCGAGAGACGCAAGAGACTCTTCTATGCATAGCGTATGTTTTTGAAGTGGCAGCGCAGAATAGCGGCACCACGCACCACATTTACCGTCTTATAAAGGAATAG
- the sd gene encoding protein scalloped isoform X13 — translation MKNITSSSTCSTGLLQLQNNLNNRELDIFGKSETVGPGTIPSPWTPVNAGPPGALGSADTNGSMVDSKNLDVGDMSDDEKDLSSADAEGVWSPDIEQSFQEALSIYPPCGRRKIILSDEGKMYGRNELIARYIKLRTGKTRTRKQVSSHIQVLARRKLREIQAKIKVQFWQPGLQPSTSQDFYDYSIKPFAQPPYPAGKPSTAVSGEIEAGIPSAQLPWEGRAIATHKFRLLEFTAFMEIQRDDMYNRHLFVQLGGKPSFSDPLLETVDIRQIFDKFPEKSGGLKDLYEKGPQNAFYLVKCWADLNTDITTGSESGDFYGVTSQYESNENIVLVCSTIVCSFGKQVVEKVESEYSRLENNRYVYRIQRSPMCEYMINFIQKLKNLPERYMMNSVLENFTILQVMRARETQETLLCIAYVFEVAAQNSGTTHHIYRLIKE, via the exons TCGGACCCGGCACCATACCATCTCCGTGGACCCCAGTGAATGCCGGTCCTCCAGGTGCACTAGGTTCGGCAGACACAAATGGAAGTATGGTGGATAGTAAAAACTTGGATGTTGGTGATATGAGCGAT GATGAAAAGGATTTATCGTCTGCCGATGCTGAGGGCGTTTGGAGTCCAGATATTGAACAGAGCTTTCAAGAGGCATTATCTATATATCCACCATGTGGACGTAGAAAAATTATTTTGTCGGACGAGGGAAAAATGTATG gtcGCAACGAGCTTATTGCAAGGTACATTAAACTGCGTACTGGCAAGACGAGAACCCGCAAGCAAGTTAGCTCGCACATCCAAGTGCTCGCCAGGCGGAAACTGCGGGAAATTCAAGCGAAAATCAAAGTC CAATTTTGGCAGCCTGGACTGCAGCCCAGCACCTCGCAAGA TTTCTATGATTACAGCATCAAGCCGTTCGCACAGCCACCATATCCTGCGGGTAAACCATCAACGGCCGTGTCCGGGGAGATCGAAGCTGGTATTCCGTCCGCACAATTGCCATGGGAGGGGCGCGCTATTGCTACGCACAAATTCCGCTTACTAGAGTTCACTGCGTTCATGGAAATCCAACGAGATGACATG TATAACCGCCACCTTTTTGTGCAACTCGGCGGCAAGCCATCATTCTCCGATCCGCTACTTGAG ACAGTTGATATCCGACAAATATTTGACAAATTTCCGGAAAAGTCTGGCGGGCTGAAAGATCTCTATGAAAAGGGTccgcaaaatgcattttaccTGGTAAAGTGCTGGGCTGACTTAAATACCGATATTACGACAGGCAGCGAATCGGGTGATTTTTATGGGGTAACGAGCCA ATATGAAAGCAATGAGAACATCGTGCTGGTATGTTCGACGATTGTGTGCTCATTCGGCAAGCAAGTGGTGGAGAAAGTAGAGAGCGAGTACTCACGACTGGAAAATAATCGCTACGTCTACCGCATCCAGCGTTCACCTATGTGCGAGTACATGATTAATTTCATACAGAAACTTAAAAATTTACCCGAACGTTACATGATGAACAGCGTGCTAGAGAACTTTACAATATTACAA GTAATGCGAGCGCGAGAGACGCAAGAGACTCTTCTATGCATAGCGTATGTTTTTGAAGTGGCAGCGCAGAATAGCGGCACCACGCACCACATTTACCGTCTTATAAAGGAATAG
- the sd gene encoding protein scalloped isoform X1, translating into MSFSRFCALRVSQCFRDFFFVIIVAHSRRSCAPPISTVIRRSLCTVLSMFGPGTIPSPWTPVNAGPPGALGSADTNGSMVDSKNLDVGDMSDDEKDLSSADAEGVWSPDIEQSFQEALSIYPPCGRRKIILSDEGKMYGRNELIARYIKLRTGKTRTRKQVSSHIQVLARRKLREIQAKIKVEPNGVSLHLLNGKDQTLQAMSTMTSSQIVSAQAANNLALAASALSVGMHHSKHHPHPAHQHQMGVAAAAAVAAAAAAAAAVVCQPTLGAAAGPCSTSVSKPPLNSSSSQRQCAHSHQNHSHHNLTHLPHSHMHPHHHQNAAAVAAVYHFQQHQKHQQQSGPSEPVVAAVSPILDVSITSQGMTPTQSQPLHHPPLYPGQFWQPGLQPSTSQDFYDYSIKPFAQPPYPAGKPSTAVSGEIEAGIPSAQLPWEGRAIATHKFRLLEFTAFMEIQRDDMLTLQYNRHLFVQLGGKPSFSDPLLETVDIRQIFDKFPEKSGGLKDLYEKGPQNAFYLVKCWADLNTDITTGSESGDFYGVTSQYESNENIVLVCSTIVCSFGKQVVEKVESEYSRLENNRYVYRIQRSPMCEYMINFIQKLKNLPERYMMNSVLENFTILQVMRARETQETLLCIAYVFEVAAQNSGTTHHIYRLIKE; encoded by the exons TCGGACCCGGCACCATACCATCTCCGTGGACCCCAGTGAATGCCGGTCCTCCAGGTGCACTAGGTTCGGCAGACACAAATGGAAGTATGGTGGATAGTAAAAACTTGGATGTTGGTGATATGAGCGAT GATGAAAAGGATTTATCGTCTGCCGATGCTGAGGGCGTTTGGAGTCCAGATATTGAACAGAGCTTTCAAGAGGCATTATCTATATATCCACCATGTGGACGTAGAAAAATTATTTTGTCGGACGAGGGAAAAATGTATG gtcGCAACGAGCTTATTGCAAGGTACATTAAACTGCGTACTGGCAAGACGAGAACCCGCAAGCAAGTTAGCTCGCACATCCAAGTGCTCGCCAGGCGGAAACTGCGGGAAATTCAAGCGAAAATCAAAGTC GAACCCAATGGTGTGTCCCTGCATTTATTAAATGGCAAAGATCAGACTCTGCAAGCCATGAGCACGATGACTAGTTCACAAATCGTATCTGCCCAAGCAGCCAATAATCTGGCACTGGCTGCTTCAGCGCTGTCCGTGGGTATGCACCACTCGAAGCATCACCCACATCCTGCTCACCAACACCAGATGGGTGTagctgccgcagcagcagtagctgctgcagcggcagcagccgcagcagtaGTGTGTCAGCCGACAttaggtgctgctgctgggccctGTTCTACGTCAGTCTCAAAGCCGCCGCTAAATTCGTCGTCCTCACAGCGACAATGTGCCCACTCTCACCAAAACCATTCCCATCACAATCTGACACACCTCCCGCATAGTCATATGCATCCCCATCATCACCAGAATGCGGCGGCCGTTGCAGCAGTGTACCACTTTCAGCAGCACCAAAAACACCAGCAGCAAAGTGGGCCAAGCGAGCCTGTCGTAGCCGCAGTATCACCGATTCTTGATGTCTCAATCACGAGTCAGGGCATGACACCAACACAATCCCAGCCATTACACCATCCGCCGTTGTATCCGGGC CAATTTTGGCAGCCTGGACTGCAGCCCAGCACCTCGCAAGA TTTCTATGATTACAGCATCAAGCCGTTCGCACAGCCACCATATCCTGCGGGTAAACCATCAACGGCCGTGTCCGGGGAGATCGAAGCTGGTATTCCGTCCGCACAATTGCCATGGGAGGGGCGCGCTATTGCTACGCACAAATTCCGCTTACTAGAGTTCACTGCGTTCATGGAAATCCAACGAGATGACATG TTAACCTTGCAGTATAACCGCCACCTTTTTGTGCAACTCGGCGGCAAGCCATCATTCTCCGATCCGCTACTTGAG ACAGTTGATATCCGACAAATATTTGACAAATTTCCGGAAAAGTCTGGCGGGCTGAAAGATCTCTATGAAAAGGGTccgcaaaatgcattttaccTGGTAAAGTGCTGGGCTGACTTAAATACCGATATTACGACAGGCAGCGAATCGGGTGATTTTTATGGGGTAACGAGCCA ATATGAAAGCAATGAGAACATCGTGCTGGTATGTTCGACGATTGTGTGCTCATTCGGCAAGCAAGTGGTGGAGAAAGTAGAGAGCGAGTACTCACGACTGGAAAATAATCGCTACGTCTACCGCATCCAGCGTTCACCTATGTGCGAGTACATGATTAATTTCATACAGAAACTTAAAAATTTACCCGAACGTTACATGATGAACAGCGTGCTAGAGAACTTTACAATATTACAA GTAATGCGAGCGCGAGAGACGCAAGAGACTCTTCTATGCATAGCGTATGTTTTTGAAGTGGCAGCGCAGAATAGCGGCACCACGCACCACATTTACCGTCTTATAAAGGAATAG